From Strigops habroptila isolate Jane chromosome 1, bStrHab1.2.pri, whole genome shotgun sequence, a single genomic window includes:
- the LOC115618047 gene encoding uncharacterized protein LOC115618047 isoform X2, with the protein MFYHATRFRHYSTPGKKMETKETQTDPRQPESKQKKHQDIRMETKGCDAGNAACVSSGIGTETESTSEKQDSSGSSIVVDREFHNKSSSSSAQYRNLPTGSYAFEKEEVRIEYGNGSPAIQLWKSFKETIPLYDVASGKAVPENIVQRDLFSVSSCEGMLYSTPEGEKMVAGASLEERKAVLPSKQGVETVQEKEVQNNEGKLDAEKQANTSQGAKSPPGEPMAVQITELSRSVSVDQPVVRQDVVVAKKLSSKKPTGSKTSQEEPSFSQQAGLLPSSVEVMSDLSFQQKKLNRSHNVTSESQTDRSIWCDESMEKYVPSSSWLACVDTMDTNYSYDICLPQRKRQSVLSLSSGDMSSREEGSSIDNAPVSYFVPDYVLQKSMYPFQKNTEGLEKEKIKGAGSLNEDEVVGREQMNSLHDQDVKNSSTMKTKEASSKGRKLGDLPRSSSRMKLNSLKTKAAKSLSEVEDSEEYSVRGEEDDEDGEDEEDEDDDYDMDEMEYFIQGAAPYGILTPSTGGFYQVGQRVLWKPPRHAIPAQFISWPAQEMLKTRSGLGDNTGVVYKPKEREQEGVCSDYGCYGRKRPTARRGGLEHQRALRKFLGGRLLRENMGIPPEEYWIRSGAKPKFTSQIPGSLSPPARSKEQGCPPLVKLKKKRIGKPPSKRRDTRCEVEEAWEMPKSSVHKGWYAVTSYNNGCCEILLHYCLGD; encoded by the exons ATGTTTTATCATGCAACAAGATTTAGACACTATAGTACCCCTGGGAAAAAGATGGAGACAAAAGAGACACAGACTGATCCTAGACAGcctgaaagcaagcaaaaaaagcaTCAGGATATCCGTATGGAAACGAAAGGTTGTGATGCAGGGAATGCGGCCTGTGTTTCTTCTGGAATAGGTACAGAGACTGAAAGTACTTCAGAGAAACAAGATTCATCTGGATCTTCCATTGTGGTAGACAGAGAGTTTCATAACAAGAGCTCTTCCAGTTCTGCACAGTATAGAAATCTTCCTACTGGAAGCTATGCCtttgagaaggaagaagtgaggATAGAATATGGCAATGGCTCTCCAGCTATTCAACTGTGGAAGTCCTTTAAAGAAACTATCCCTTTGTATGATGTGGCAAGTGGCAAAGCAGTCCCAGAGAATATAGTGCAGCGTGACTTATTTTCTGTTAGCTCATGTGAAGGAATGTTATATAGCActcctgaaggggagaaaaTGGTGGCAGGAGCTTCCTtagaggagagaaaagctgtTCTTCCCTCAAAACAGGGTGTGGAAACTGTGCAGGAAAAAGAGGTCCAAAATAATGAAGGGAAGCTGgatgcagaaaagcaagcaaatacaAGTCAAGGGGCAAAATCTCCCCCCGGAGAACCCATGGCAGTGCAAATCACAGAGTTGTCAAGGTCTGTTAGTGTAGATCAGCCGGTGGTAAGACAGGATGTGGTAGTAGCTAAGAAACTGAGCTCCAAAAAACCTACTGGCTCAAAAACTTCTCAAGAAGAGCCCAGCTTTAGTCAACAAGCAGGACTGCTTCCATCTAGCGTGGAGGTTATGAGTGACTTGagtttccagcagaaaaagctgaacCGAAGCCACAACGTGACCAGTGAAAGTCAAACTGATAGGAGTATTTGGTGTGATGAATCCATGGAGAAGTACGTTCCCTCTAGCAGCTGGCTGGCTTGTGTGGACACTATGGACACCAACTACAGCTATGACATCTGTTTGCCACAAAGGAAACGTCAAAGTGTACTCAGTCTTTCTTCTGGTGACATGTCCTCTAGAGAGGAAGGCTCATCAATTGATAATGCCCCGGTGTCTTATTTTGTCCCTGACTatgtgcttcagaaaagcatgtaTCCTTTCCAGAAGAATACAGAGGGcttggagaaagagaaaattaaaggtGCTGGGTCCCTTAATGAAGATGAAGTGGTAGGAAGGGAGCAGATGAACAGCTTGCATGACCAGGATGTCAAAAACTCTTCAACCATGAAGACTAAAGAGGCTTCCAGTAAAGGCAGAAAGCTGGGAGACCTTCCTAGGTCTTCTAGTCGGATGAAACTCAATTCTCTCAAGACAAAAGCAGCTAAGAGTTTGTCAGAAGTTGAGGACTCTGAAGAATACTCTGTGAGGGGAGAAGAGGATGATGAAGAtggagaggatgaggaggatgaggatgatgaCTATGACATGGatgaaatggaatattttattcAGGGAGCTGCTCCATACGGAATCTTGACGCCTAGTACAGGAGGCTTCTACCAGGTTGGCCAGAGGGTGCTTTGGAAACCCCCTAGACATGCTATACCGGCTCAGTTCATCAGCTGGCCTGCTCAAGAGATGCTAAAAACTAGGAGTGGGCTTGGTGACAACACTGGTGTAGTTTACAAGCCGAAGGAGAGAGAACAAGAAGGTGTATGCAGTGACTATGGCTGTTATGGAAGAAAGAGGCCTACAGCAAGAAGAGGAGGACTTGAACACCAGCGAGCACTACGGAAATTCCTGGGAG GAAGGCTGTTAAGGGAGAACATGGGGATACCACCTGAAGAGTATTGGATTAGAAGTGGTGCTAAACCCAAATTTACCAGCCAAATACCTGGTAGTCTCTCGCCCCCAGCCAGGAGCAAAGAACAAG GGTGCCCACCTCTGGTtaaactaaagaagaaaagaataggCAAGCCACCTTCAAAACGCAGAGACACGAGATGTGAGGTGGAAGAAGCATGGGAGATGCCTAAAAGCAGTGTCCACAAAGGTTGGTATGCAGTGACAAGCTACAACAATGGCTGTTGTGAGATTTTGCTTCATTACTGTCTCGGGGACTAA
- the LOC115618047 gene encoding uncharacterized protein LOC115618047 isoform X3, protein MFYHATRFRHYSTPGKKMETKETQTDPRQPESKQKKHQDIRMETKGCDAGNAACVSSGIGTETESTSEKQDSSGSSIVVDREFHNKSSSSSAQYRNLPTGSYAFEKEEVRIEYGNGSPAIQLWKSFKETIPLYDVASGKAVPENIVQRDLFSVSSCEGMLYSTPEGEKMVAGASLEERKAVLPSKQGVETVQEKEVQNNEGKLDAEKQANTSQGAKSPPGEPMAVQITELSRSVSVDQPVVRQDVVVAKKLSSKKPTGSKTSQEEPSFSQQAGLLPSSVEVMSDLSFQQKKLNRSHNVTSESQTDRSIWCDESMEKYVPSSSWLACVDTMDTNYSYDICLPQRKRQSVLSLSSGDMSSREEGSSIDNAPVSYFVPDYVLQKSMYPFQKNTEGLEKEKIKGAGSLNEDEVVGREQMNSLHDQDVKNSSTMKTKEASSKGRKLGDLPRSSSRMKLNSLKTKAAKSLSEVEDSEEYSVRGEEDDEDGEDEEDEDDDYDMDEMEYFIQGAAPYGILTPSTGGFYQVGQRVLWKPPRHAIPAQFISWPAQEMLKTRSGLGDNTGVVYKPKEREQEGVCSDYGCYGRKRPTARRGGLEHQRALRKFLGGRLLRENMGIPPEEYWIRSGAKPKFTSQIPGSLSPPARSKEQGCPPLVKLKKKRIGKPPSKRRDTRCEVEEAWEMPKSSVHKGHGSRKSLSKRR, encoded by the exons ATGTTTTATCATGCAACAAGATTTAGACACTATAGTACCCCTGGGAAAAAGATGGAGACAAAAGAGACACAGACTGATCCTAGACAGcctgaaagcaagcaaaaaaagcaTCAGGATATCCGTATGGAAACGAAAGGTTGTGATGCAGGGAATGCGGCCTGTGTTTCTTCTGGAATAGGTACAGAGACTGAAAGTACTTCAGAGAAACAAGATTCATCTGGATCTTCCATTGTGGTAGACAGAGAGTTTCATAACAAGAGCTCTTCCAGTTCTGCACAGTATAGAAATCTTCCTACTGGAAGCTATGCCtttgagaaggaagaagtgaggATAGAATATGGCAATGGCTCTCCAGCTATTCAACTGTGGAAGTCCTTTAAAGAAACTATCCCTTTGTATGATGTGGCAAGTGGCAAAGCAGTCCCAGAGAATATAGTGCAGCGTGACTTATTTTCTGTTAGCTCATGTGAAGGAATGTTATATAGCActcctgaaggggagaaaaTGGTGGCAGGAGCTTCCTtagaggagagaaaagctgtTCTTCCCTCAAAACAGGGTGTGGAAACTGTGCAGGAAAAAGAGGTCCAAAATAATGAAGGGAAGCTGgatgcagaaaagcaagcaaatacaAGTCAAGGGGCAAAATCTCCCCCCGGAGAACCCATGGCAGTGCAAATCACAGAGTTGTCAAGGTCTGTTAGTGTAGATCAGCCGGTGGTAAGACAGGATGTGGTAGTAGCTAAGAAACTGAGCTCCAAAAAACCTACTGGCTCAAAAACTTCTCAAGAAGAGCCCAGCTTTAGTCAACAAGCAGGACTGCTTCCATCTAGCGTGGAGGTTATGAGTGACTTGagtttccagcagaaaaagctgaacCGAAGCCACAACGTGACCAGTGAAAGTCAAACTGATAGGAGTATTTGGTGTGATGAATCCATGGAGAAGTACGTTCCCTCTAGCAGCTGGCTGGCTTGTGTGGACACTATGGACACCAACTACAGCTATGACATCTGTTTGCCACAAAGGAAACGTCAAAGTGTACTCAGTCTTTCTTCTGGTGACATGTCCTCTAGAGAGGAAGGCTCATCAATTGATAATGCCCCGGTGTCTTATTTTGTCCCTGACTatgtgcttcagaaaagcatgtaTCCTTTCCAGAAGAATACAGAGGGcttggagaaagagaaaattaaaggtGCTGGGTCCCTTAATGAAGATGAAGTGGTAGGAAGGGAGCAGATGAACAGCTTGCATGACCAGGATGTCAAAAACTCTTCAACCATGAAGACTAAAGAGGCTTCCAGTAAAGGCAGAAAGCTGGGAGACCTTCCTAGGTCTTCTAGTCGGATGAAACTCAATTCTCTCAAGACAAAAGCAGCTAAGAGTTTGTCAGAAGTTGAGGACTCTGAAGAATACTCTGTGAGGGGAGAAGAGGATGATGAAGAtggagaggatgaggaggatgaggatgatgaCTATGACATGGatgaaatggaatattttattcAGGGAGCTGCTCCATACGGAATCTTGACGCCTAGTACAGGAGGCTTCTACCAGGTTGGCCAGAGGGTGCTTTGGAAACCCCCTAGACATGCTATACCGGCTCAGTTCATCAGCTGGCCTGCTCAAGAGATGCTAAAAACTAGGAGTGGGCTTGGTGACAACACTGGTGTAGTTTACAAGCCGAAGGAGAGAGAACAAGAAGGTGTATGCAGTGACTATGGCTGTTATGGAAGAAAGAGGCCTACAGCAAGAAGAGGAGGACTTGAACACCAGCGAGCACTACGGAAATTCCTGGGAG GAAGGCTGTTAAGGGAGAACATGGGGATACCACCTGAAGAGTATTGGATTAGAAGTGGTGCTAAACCCAAATTTACCAGCCAAATACCTGGTAGTCTCTCGCCCCCAGCCAGGAGCAAAGAACAAG GGTGCCCACCTCTGGTtaaactaaagaagaaaagaataggCAAGCCACCTTCAAAACGCAGAGACACGAGATGTGAGGTGGAAGAAGCATGGGAGATGCCTAAAAGCAGTGTCCACAAAG ggcATGGATCAAGAAAGTCCCTCTCTAAGAGACGATAA
- the LOC115618047 gene encoding uncharacterized protein LOC115618047 isoform X1, which translates to MFYHATRFRHYSTPGKKMETKETQTDPRQPESKQKKHQDIRMETKGCDAGNAACVSSGIGTETESTSEKQDSSGSSIVVDREFHNKSSSSSAQYRNLPTGSYAFEKEEVRIEYGNGSPAIQLWKSFKETIPLYDVASGKAVPENIVQRDLFSVSSCEGMLYSTPEGEKMVAGASLEERKAVLPSKQGVETVQEKEVQNNEGKLDAEKQANTSQGAKSPPGEPMAVQITELSRSVSVDQPVVRQDVVVAKKLSSKKPTGSKTSQEEPSFSQQAGLLPSSVEVMSDLSFQQKKLNRSHNVTSESQTDRSIWCDESMEKYVPSSSWLACVDTMDTNYSYDICLPQRKRQSVLSLSSGDMSSREEGSSIDNAPVSYFVPDYVLQKSMYPFQKNTEGLEKEKIKGAGSLNEDEVVGREQMNSLHDQDVKNSSTMKTKEASSKGRKLGDLPRSSSRMKLNSLKTKAAKSLSEVEDSEEYSVRGEEDDEDGEDEEDEDDDYDMDEMEYFIQGAAPYGILTPSTGGFYQVGQRVLWKPPRHAIPAQFISWPAQEMLKTRSGLGDNTGVVYKPKEREQEGVCSDYGCYGRKRPTARRGGLEHQRALRKFLGGRLLRENMGIPPEEYWIRSGAKPKFTSQIPGSLSPPARSKEQGTTYFLGVFLCLRNIQKNLIQNSKFMVLEQDLRVIKLMLITLILMKYLSVHLEVYLYPSQIKTCE; encoded by the exons ATGTTTTATCATGCAACAAGATTTAGACACTATAGTACCCCTGGGAAAAAGATGGAGACAAAAGAGACACAGACTGATCCTAGACAGcctgaaagcaagcaaaaaaagcaTCAGGATATCCGTATGGAAACGAAAGGTTGTGATGCAGGGAATGCGGCCTGTGTTTCTTCTGGAATAGGTACAGAGACTGAAAGTACTTCAGAGAAACAAGATTCATCTGGATCTTCCATTGTGGTAGACAGAGAGTTTCATAACAAGAGCTCTTCCAGTTCTGCACAGTATAGAAATCTTCCTACTGGAAGCTATGCCtttgagaaggaagaagtgaggATAGAATATGGCAATGGCTCTCCAGCTATTCAACTGTGGAAGTCCTTTAAAGAAACTATCCCTTTGTATGATGTGGCAAGTGGCAAAGCAGTCCCAGAGAATATAGTGCAGCGTGACTTATTTTCTGTTAGCTCATGTGAAGGAATGTTATATAGCActcctgaaggggagaaaaTGGTGGCAGGAGCTTCCTtagaggagagaaaagctgtTCTTCCCTCAAAACAGGGTGTGGAAACTGTGCAGGAAAAAGAGGTCCAAAATAATGAAGGGAAGCTGgatgcagaaaagcaagcaaatacaAGTCAAGGGGCAAAATCTCCCCCCGGAGAACCCATGGCAGTGCAAATCACAGAGTTGTCAAGGTCTGTTAGTGTAGATCAGCCGGTGGTAAGACAGGATGTGGTAGTAGCTAAGAAACTGAGCTCCAAAAAACCTACTGGCTCAAAAACTTCTCAAGAAGAGCCCAGCTTTAGTCAACAAGCAGGACTGCTTCCATCTAGCGTGGAGGTTATGAGTGACTTGagtttccagcagaaaaagctgaacCGAAGCCACAACGTGACCAGTGAAAGTCAAACTGATAGGAGTATTTGGTGTGATGAATCCATGGAGAAGTACGTTCCCTCTAGCAGCTGGCTGGCTTGTGTGGACACTATGGACACCAACTACAGCTATGACATCTGTTTGCCACAAAGGAAACGTCAAAGTGTACTCAGTCTTTCTTCTGGTGACATGTCCTCTAGAGAGGAAGGCTCATCAATTGATAATGCCCCGGTGTCTTATTTTGTCCCTGACTatgtgcttcagaaaagcatgtaTCCTTTCCAGAAGAATACAGAGGGcttggagaaagagaaaattaaaggtGCTGGGTCCCTTAATGAAGATGAAGTGGTAGGAAGGGAGCAGATGAACAGCTTGCATGACCAGGATGTCAAAAACTCTTCAACCATGAAGACTAAAGAGGCTTCCAGTAAAGGCAGAAAGCTGGGAGACCTTCCTAGGTCTTCTAGTCGGATGAAACTCAATTCTCTCAAGACAAAAGCAGCTAAGAGTTTGTCAGAAGTTGAGGACTCTGAAGAATACTCTGTGAGGGGAGAAGAGGATGATGAAGAtggagaggatgaggaggatgaggatgatgaCTATGACATGGatgaaatggaatattttattcAGGGAGCTGCTCCATACGGAATCTTGACGCCTAGTACAGGAGGCTTCTACCAGGTTGGCCAGAGGGTGCTTTGGAAACCCCCTAGACATGCTATACCGGCTCAGTTCATCAGCTGGCCTGCTCAAGAGATGCTAAAAACTAGGAGTGGGCTTGGTGACAACACTGGTGTAGTTTACAAGCCGAAGGAGAGAGAACAAGAAGGTGTATGCAGTGACTATGGCTGTTATGGAAGAAAGAGGCCTACAGCAAGAAGAGGAGGACTTGAACACCAGCGAGCACTACGGAAATTCCTGGGAG GAAGGCTGTTAAGGGAGAACATGGGGATACCACCTGAAGAGTATTGGATTAGAAGTGGTGCTAAACCCAAATTTACCAGCCAAATACCTGGTAGTCTCTCGCCCCCAGCCAGGAGCAAAGAACAAGGTACAACTTATTTCCTTggtgtgtttctgtgcttaAGGAACATTCAAAAGAATCTGATACAAAACAGCAAGTTTATGGTACTTGAACAAGATTTGAGGGTGATAAAACTAATGCTCATCACCCTGATACTGATGAAATACCTGTCAGTGCATCTTGAGGTATATTTATATCCTTCTCAAATTAAAACATGTGAGTAA